A genomic segment from Paramixta manurensis encodes:
- a CDS encoding ABC transporter ATP-binding protein — protein MIQFNQVSKYFDGNAAVSNLTLNIDEGEFTVLIGTSGSGKSTTLKMINRMIEHDEGTIKFAGEEIRRFNAQALRRRMGYAIQSIGLFPHWTVEKNIATVPALLNWPKARIHERVGELLALLNLDDDFRHRYPHQLSGGQQQRVGVARALAADPEVLLMDEPFGALDPVTRSALQQEIIRIHQLSGRTIVLVTHDIDEALVLADSIVLMDGGRVVQQGKPIELLTRPANEFVRDFFGRSELGVRLLSLGHAGAAVRRGEWLEGEPIEETLTLREALSQFIARQTDRLPVVDKQQKPLGVLHFSDLLRQREAL, from the coding sequence ATGATCCAATTCAACCAGGTCAGCAAATACTTCGACGGCAACGCGGCGGTCAGCAACCTGACGCTGAATATTGATGAAGGTGAGTTTACCGTATTGATTGGCACCTCAGGCTCCGGTAAATCGACCACCTTAAAAATGATCAATCGGATGATTGAGCATGATGAAGGCACCATCAAATTCGCTGGTGAAGAGATTCGCCGCTTCAATGCCCAGGCATTGCGCCGCCGGATGGGATATGCCATTCAGTCGATCGGCTTATTTCCCCACTGGACGGTGGAGAAGAACATTGCCACGGTGCCTGCCTTACTCAACTGGCCAAAAGCACGCATTCACGAGCGCGTCGGTGAGTTATTAGCCTTACTCAATCTGGACGACGATTTTCGCCACCGTTATCCGCACCAACTGTCCGGTGGGCAGCAGCAACGGGTCGGGGTGGCGCGGGCGTTAGCGGCCGATCCGGAAGTGCTGTTGATGGATGAACCGTTCGGTGCGCTTGATCCGGTGACGCGTAGCGCATTGCAACAGGAAATTATCCGTATCCATCAGCTTTCCGGGCGCACCATTGTGCTGGTGACGCACGATATTGATGAAGCATTAGTCTTGGCGGATAGCATTGTCTTGATGGATGGCGGGCGCGTGGTTCAGCAAGGGAAACCGATTGAGCTATTAACGCGACCGGCCAATGAGTTTGTGCGTGATTTCTTCGGGCGCAGCGAGTTAGGCGTTCGGCTGTTGTCGTTGGGACATGCCGGCGCGGCGGTTCGCCGTGGTGAATGGCTGGAAGGCGAGCCGATTGAGGAAACGCTCACGTTGCGCGAAGCGTTATCGCAGTTCATCGCTCGTCAGACGGATAGGTTACCGGTAGTTGATAAACAGCAGAAGCCGTTGGGCGTGCTGCATTTTAGCGATCTACTACGGCAGCGGGAGGCATTATGA
- a CDS encoding ABC transporter permease: protein MRLLRSPLLWLAALFIALLLAMPYSGPLFAHWFPQLERPLYLQDSFSQLAVAHIELVAVSSLLAIVIGMGAGILVTRRAGREFRSLVETLVAAGQTFPPVAVLAIAVPVIGFGEQPAIIALLLYGLLPILQGTLAGIGAVPASARDIAEGVGMHPWQILWKVELPLAAPVILAGVRTSVIINIGTAAIASTVGAKSLGTPVIIGLSGFNTAYVIQGAILVALLAIVTDRLFERLLRWLNRHAE, encoded by the coding sequence ATCCGGCTGCTACGCTCGCCGTTACTGTGGTTGGCGGCGCTGTTCATCGCGCTGTTACTGGCGATGCCGTATAGCGGGCCGCTGTTCGCGCACTGGTTCCCTCAGTTAGAACGTCCGCTTTATTTACAGGATAGCTTTAGCCAACTGGCCGTGGCGCATATTGAACTGGTGGCGGTCTCCAGCTTGCTCGCCATTGTGATTGGGATGGGGGCCGGCATTCTGGTTACCCGTCGCGCCGGGCGGGAATTTCGTTCGCTGGTTGAAACCCTCGTCGCCGCCGGGCAAACCTTCCCACCGGTAGCGGTGCTGGCAATAGCCGTGCCGGTCATCGGTTTTGGTGAGCAACCGGCGATTATTGCGTTGTTGCTGTATGGTTTATTGCCGATTTTGCAAGGTACGCTCGCGGGCATTGGCGCGGTACCGGCCAGTGCGCGTGATATTGCCGAAGGCGTTGGAATGCATCCGTGGCAGATTTTATGGAAAGTGGAGCTTCCGCTGGCGGCGCCGGTGATTTTGGCGGGCGTGCGTACCTCGGTAATTATTAATATCGGCACGGCAGCGATTGCATCGACAGTTGGGGCGAAAAGTTTAGGAACGCCGGTGATTATCGGCCTGAGCGGCTTTAATACCGCCTATGTAATACAGGGCGCTATTCTGGTCGCGTTATTGGCGATTGTGACTGACCGGTTGTTTGAGCGGCTACTACGTTGGCTCAACCGGCATGCAGAATAA
- a CDS encoding protein YohO has translation MNWQKIAVITLFLIMALGGMGGLMLVGYTIILHAG, from the coding sequence ATGAACTGGCAAAAAATTGCGGTTATCACGCTGTTTCTAATCATGGCCCTTGGCGGCATGGGCGGACTGATGCTGGTCGGCTATACCATTATTCTGCATGCCGGTTGA
- a CDS encoding MerR family transcriptional regulator, translated as MTRYSIGEVAERCGINPVTLRAWQRRYGLLKPQRSEGGHRQFDDQDIRRIEEIKRWVESGVPVGKVKALLEGEVLDTHDGWTRLQEELVAVLRQVKPSKLRAKIATMGRENPADTLIDHVILPVRQRLGLEQNTARALCSFLDGALIDYVAFCLTAERKKPGKDALLIGWNSEDRPRLWLEAWRLSQQGWRIDVLAEPLENPRPDLFPGLQLFVWTGKKLTQRQQEQLEQWQQAGFTIAAAD; from the coding sequence ATGACCCGTTATAGCATTGGGGAAGTCGCCGAACGTTGCGGCATTAATCCCGTGACGCTGCGCGCCTGGCAGCGGCGTTACGGGCTGTTGAAACCACAGCGCAGCGAAGGCGGCCACCGGCAGTTTGATGATCAGGATATTCGCCGCATCGAAGAGATAAAGCGCTGGGTAGAAAGCGGCGTGCCAGTCGGTAAAGTGAAAGCGCTGCTTGAAGGTGAAGTGCTTGATACTCACGATGGCTGGACCCGCTTGCAGGAGGAGTTGGTCGCGGTGCTACGCCAGGTCAAACCGTCAAAACTGCGCGCCAAAATCGCCACTATGGGCCGTGAAAATCCGGCCGATACCCTGATTGATCATGTGATCCTCCCGGTGCGCCAGCGGCTGGGCCTGGAACAAAATACCGCCCGCGCACTATGTAGTTTTTTGGATGGCGCACTCATTGATTACGTGGCATTTTGCCTTACCGCTGAACGCAAAAAACCCGGTAAAGACGCACTCTTGATCGGCTGGAACAGCGAGGATCGTCCGCGGCTGTGGCTGGAGGCGTGGCGCTTATCACAACAGGGATGGCGTATTGACGTACTGGCGGAACCGCTGGAAAACCCCCGGCCCGATCTGTTTCCTGGCCTGCAACTGTTTGTCTGGACCGGTAAAAAACTGACCCAACGTCAACAAGAACAGCTCGAACAGTGGCAGCAAGCCGGTTTTACCATAGCGGCAGCCGACTAA
- the leuE gene encoding leucine efflux protein LeuE — protein MFESLGIINLWTYLAGLLFIVLLPGPNSLYVLKTGASRGIKAGYKAATGVFLGDAILIFLAYIGVASLIKASPLLFNTVRYLGVAYLLWLGIKIFHANFLSKKPQNAAAEIHSERIFRKALILSLTNPKAILFYVSFFVQFIDYSYPHTWISYSVLALFLEAFSFIYLTVLIIGGTVLAAFFARRKALAKVGNGLIGFLFIGFAVRLATLSA, from the coding sequence GTGTTCGAAAGTCTCGGTATTATCAACCTTTGGACCTATCTGGCCGGTTTACTGTTTATTGTATTATTACCGGGGCCAAACTCTCTTTACGTGCTGAAAACCGGCGCATCGCGCGGTATTAAAGCCGGTTATAAGGCGGCAACCGGGGTCTTCCTGGGTGATGCGATTTTGATTTTCCTTGCCTATATCGGCGTCGCATCGCTGATTAAAGCCTCTCCGCTGTTGTTTAATACCGTGCGTTATCTGGGCGTTGCCTATCTGCTCTGGTTGGGAATAAAAATTTTTCACGCCAATTTTCTCAGCAAAAAACCGCAGAACGCCGCGGCGGAAATTCATAGCGAGCGCATTTTCCGTAAGGCGCTGATTCTGAGTCTGACCAATCCGAAAGCGATCCTGTTTTATGTCTCTTTCTTCGTTCAGTTTATCGACTATAGCTACCCGCATACGTGGATTTCGTACAGCGTACTGGCGCTTTTCCTTGAGGCCTTTAGCTTTATCTATCTCACAGTGCTGATTATTGGTGGCACGGTGCTGGCGGCATTCTTTGCGCGCCGTAAGGCGCTAGCGAAAGTCGGCAATGGGCTGATTGGGTTTTTGTTTATTGGTTTTGCCGTGCGTTTGGCTACGCTAAGTGCTTAA
- the dinG gene encoding ATP-dependent DNA helicase DinG yields MALTAALKAQIGEWYKALQQQVPDFIPRSPQRQMIAEVAKTLAGDDGRHLAIEAPTGVGKTLAYLIPGIAVSRAEEKPLIVSTANVALQDQIFSKDLPLLKKIIPELKFTAAFGRGRYVCPRNLSALATDADKQGDLPLFLDDDLTASKEEQALCVRLEKNLNRYQWDGLRDHCDEAIDDGLWQRLSTDKANCLGRNCHWFRECPFFVARREIEQADVVVANHALVMAALENESVLPPAKQLLLVLDEGHHLPDVARDALEMSGDITPGWNALQLDLFVRLVEQCMAQFRPKSPPPLANIERLKGHCEEVREHLQMLATLLSGLLPLAESEAEYRFEMGKLPEAVLTLCARLYKLSDALRGLAEALLNDLSEKTGQHDVVRLHRTLMQMNRTFGWFEAMSKLWRLAAMEQASGAPVSKWVTRELREGNPHLLLHCAGIRVSDQLEKLLWRKVPHVILTSATLRSLNSFHRLQEMSGLSEKPGDRFVALDSPFRHVEQGKLIIPQMRYEPLMATEAQHIAEMAHFFRQQISLGKHKGILVLFASARAMQLFLSQVTALRLMMLVQGDQPRYRLVELHRQRVQQGDTSILVGLQSFAEGLDLKGELLSQVHIHKIAFPPVDSPVILTEGEWLKSLRRYPFEVQSLPSASFTLIQQVGRLIRSHDCFGEIVIYDRRLINKPYGARLLKALPVFPIEQPAMPEGEIRLQTPKKAPRTTKVARRS; encoded by the coding sequence ATGGCGTTAACCGCAGCGTTAAAAGCGCAAATCGGCGAGTGGTACAAAGCCCTTCAGCAACAGGTGCCGGATTTTATTCCGCGTTCACCGCAGCGCCAGATGATTGCCGAAGTGGCGAAAACGCTGGCGGGCGATGACGGGCGTCATCTGGCGATTGAGGCGCCGACCGGCGTGGGGAAGACGCTAGCTTACCTGATCCCGGGTATTGCCGTGAGCCGGGCAGAAGAGAAACCGCTGATTGTGAGTACCGCTAATGTGGCCTTGCAAGATCAAATTTTCAGCAAAGATTTGCCGCTACTGAAAAAAATCATTCCGGAACTTAAATTCACCGCTGCTTTTGGACGTGGGCGTTATGTCTGCCCGCGCAATCTCTCCGCGTTGGCGACCGATGCTGATAAGCAGGGGGATTTACCGCTGTTTCTTGACGATGATCTCACCGCCAGTAAAGAGGAGCAGGCGCTGTGTGTGCGGCTGGAAAAAAACCTCAATCGTTATCAATGGGATGGGCTGCGCGATCATTGCGATGAGGCGATTGATGATGGCCTGTGGCAGCGGCTTAGCACCGATAAAGCTAACTGCCTGGGGCGTAATTGCCACTGGTTTCGCGAATGTCCGTTTTTTGTCGCGCGGCGTGAAATTGAACAGGCCGATGTGGTGGTGGCTAATCACGCGTTAGTGATGGCGGCACTGGAAAACGAATCGGTTTTGCCGCCGGCGAAACAGTTATTGCTGGTGTTGGATGAAGGGCACCATTTGCCCGACGTCGCGCGTGATGCGCTGGAAATGAGTGGCGATATTACGCCCGGCTGGAACGCGCTCCAGCTCGATCTTTTTGTGCGCCTGGTGGAGCAATGCATGGCGCAATTTCGGCCAAAATCGCCGCCGCCATTAGCCAATATTGAACGCCTGAAAGGGCATTGTGAGGAAGTACGCGAACACTTACAGATGCTGGCAACTTTACTTAGCGGCCTACTGCCACTGGCGGAAAGCGAGGCGGAGTATCGTTTCGAGATGGGCAAACTGCCGGAAGCGGTTCTGACCCTTTGCGCACGTTTATATAAACTGAGCGACGCGCTACGCGGCCTGGCGGAGGCGTTATTAAACGATCTGAGTGAAAAGACCGGCCAGCATGATGTGGTACGTTTGCATCGCACCCTCATGCAGATGAACCGTACCTTTGGCTGGTTCGAAGCAATGAGTAAATTGTGGCGGCTGGCGGCGATGGAGCAGGCCTCCGGCGCGCCGGTCTCGAAATGGGTGACGCGTGAACTACGCGAAGGCAACCCCCATTTGCTGCTGCACTGCGCCGGTATCCGCGTAAGCGATCAACTGGAAAAACTGCTGTGGCGTAAAGTACCGCATGTGATTTTGACCTCCGCCACGCTGCGCTCTCTCAACAGTTTTCACCGGCTTCAGGAAATGTCCGGCCTCAGTGAGAAGCCAGGTGACCGCTTTGTGGCGCTCGACTCGCCGTTTCGCCACGTCGAACAAGGGAAGTTGATCATTCCGCAAATGCGTTACGAACCGCTGATGGCCACTGAAGCGCAGCATATTGCGGAAATGGCGCATTTTTTCCGGCAACAGATAAGCCTTGGTAAGCACAAAGGGATTTTGGTGTTGTTTGCCAGCGCCCGCGCGATGCAGCTCTTTCTCAGCCAGGTTACCGCGCTGCGGTTAATGATGTTAGTGCAGGGCGATCAGCCGCGCTACCGGCTGGTGGAGTTGCACCGCCAACGCGTGCAACAAGGCGATACCAGTATCTTGGTTGGGCTACAATCTTTTGCCGAAGGGCTGGATTTAAAAGGCGAGCTGCTCTCCCAAGTGCATATTCATAAAATCGCTTTCCCGCCGGTGGACAGTCCGGTAATTTTGACGGAAGGAGAATGGCTGAAAAGCCTGCGACGCTATCCATTTGAGGTGCAGAGTCTACCCAGCGCCTCTTTTACCTTGATACAACAGGTGGGGCGTCTGATCCGTAGCCATGACTGCTTTGGCGAGATTGTGATTTACGATCGGCGGCTGATCAATAAACCCTACGGCGCACGCTTATTAAAGGCATTGCCGGTGTTTCCGATTGAACAACCGGCGATGCCGGAAGGGGAAATTCGGCTTCAGACGCCCAAAAAAGCGCCACGTACAACGAAAGTCGCGCGGCGCAGTTAA